One stretch of Hevea brasiliensis isolate MT/VB/25A 57/8 chromosome 12, ASM3005281v1, whole genome shotgun sequence DNA includes these proteins:
- the LOC131171098 gene encoding uncharacterized protein LOC131171098 has product MAGTSNTAGIPAPLAEGHSITRPPLFNGSNYSFWKVRMRNFIQSVDIEAWQRIVKGPEIPLELHADGYREKLEDEYNELDWKKVSSNAKALNILHCALDATEYNRISGCASAKEVWDKLEVTYEGTNQVKESKANRLVREYELFEMKPGETISEMKFTEEELVKKVLRSLPKSWETKVTVIFDTKDFSKFTYDELIGSLIAHEMLYDKSKSNVDDEKKKRGIALKSSQEDELRKTIAFKVASSDDSIVQVMKMILP; this is encoded by the exons ATGGCTGGCACATCTAACACAGCTGGTATCCCTGCACCTTTAGCTGAAGGACACTCTATCACTAGACCACCTTTGTTTAATGGTTCTAATTATTCTTTTTGGAAAGTGAGGATGAGAAATTTTATTCAATCTGTTGATATTGAAGCATGGCAAAGAATTGTTAAAGGTCCTGAAATTCCATTAGAATTGCATGCTGATGGTTATAGAGAAAAACTAGAAGATGAATATAATGAACTTGATTGGAAGAAAGTTTCTTCAAATGCTAAAGCTTtaaacattcttcattgtgcacTTGATGCAACtgagtataatcgtatttcaggTTGTGCATCTGCAAAAGAAGTGTGGGATAAActtgaagtcacatatgaagggacTAATCAAGTGAAGGAATCAAAAGCAAATAGGCTTGTTCGGGAATATGaactatttgagatgaaacctggagAAACCATTTCAGAAATGA AATTCACTGAAGAAGAGTTAGTCAAGAAAGTCTTGAGGTCACTACCTAAATCATGGGAAACAAAAGTTACGGTGATCTTTGACACCAAAGATTTCTCCAAATTCACTTATGATGAGCTGATTGGTTCTCTTATTGCTCATGAAATGCTTTAtgacaagagcaagagcaatgtagatgatgaaaagaaaaagagaggaatTGCCTTAAAGTCAAGCCAAGAGGATGAATTAAGGAAAACTATAGCTTTTAAGGTTGCCTCAAGTGATGACTCAATTGTTCAAGTGATGAAGATGATCTTGCCGTGA